Proteins from a genomic interval of Zingiber officinale cultivar Zhangliang chromosome 2A, Zo_v1.1, whole genome shotgun sequence:
- the LOC122043456 gene encoding iron-sulfur cluster assembly protein 1-like, protein MKMLRTAVTRLLGFRLGRRALSAAAAERGYHERVLDDFFWNRVGWLDKNDPSVGTGIVRDLRCVNMTKLQIEVDDATGKIVNACHETVGCRIYHESSSLVTEWAKGKNLEEVMSIKTKEISKYLYPALVKLLPLWFRLGTIDGPEDLHSLENVGDAIKDAEFAIKAAVEDYKAKKAKAAVENPQNFGLFDEKDSSVGTGDAFACHDHCLVKFQIKVASEIISGVRYKAFGCEVAKASSSIASEMIRGKKLNEVITFTNGEIIFATKKIIRFIRVPPIQYQCVLAPIAIRAAVLDHISKK, encoded by the exons ATGAAAATGTTGAGGACGGCGGTAACGAGATTACTTGGGTTCAGATTGGGGCGACGGGCTCTGTCGGCGGCGGCGGCCGAGCGAGGGTACCACGAGAGGGTGTTGGACGACTTCTTCTGGAACAGAGTCGGATGGTTAGACAAGAACGATCCCTCGGTTGGTACTGGGATCGTCCGCGATTTGAGATGCGTCAATATGACGAAGCTCCAGATCGAGGTTGACGATGCCACCGGGAAGATCGTGAATGCCTGCCACGAGACCGTTGGTTGTCGCATCTACCATGAATCATCTTCTCTCG TTACAGAATGGGCGAAGGGGAAAAATCTAGAGGAAGTGATGTCCATCAAAACCAA AGAAATTTCCAAGTACCTTTATCCTGCCCTAGTGAAGCTCCTCCCCCTCTGGTTTCGATTGGGCACAATCGATGGTCCAGAGGATTTACACTCTTTGGAAAATGTAGGGGACGCAATCAAAGATGCTGAGTTCGCTATCAAAGCTGCCGTGGAAGACTACAAAGCAAAGAAAGCCAAGGCAGCTGTTGAAAATCCTCAGAATTTTGGTTTGTTCGATGAGAAAGACTCATCTGTGGGCACGGGGGACGCCTTCGCATGCCATGATCATTGCCTTGTCAAGTTCCAAATCAAGGTTGCCAGCGAGATCATCTCTGGCGTTAGATACAAGGCCTTTGGCTGTGAGGTTGCTAAAGCATCATCCTCTATTG CTTCGGAAATGATACGTGGAAAAAAACTAAACGAAGTTATCACTTTTACAAATGG GGAGATCATATTTGCAACAAAGAAGATTATAAGGTTTATTCGTGTACCTCCCATACAATACCAATGCGTGCTAGCGCCGATTGCCATCCGAGCTGCTGTCTTGGATCATATATCCAAGAAGTAA